A portion of the Meriones unguiculatus strain TT.TT164.6M chromosome 14, Bangor_MerUng_6.1, whole genome shotgun sequence genome contains these proteins:
- the Kctd14 gene encoding BTB/POZ domain-containing protein KCTD14 isoform X2 gives MNRSKLAGRKVVELNVGGQLYTTTMGTLMKHPGSKFPEILSRSARHHRDAQGRFFIDRPGTYFGLLLDYLRTGQVPREYIPEVYHEAKFYQIHLLVKALEDTPQIFGEQVARMQFLMGVPNYRENLAVLLHLARAEGVAMRSSKVMVCVVRTEEEDAKCVEPLHILEAQKTPVVKFGPWKVGPAMEDFVYCLEKDIRAQGYWVSSHRSVNKGSYKHFWVFSFTWW, from the exons ATGAACCGGTCCAAACTTGCTGGCAGGAAG GTTGTGGAGCTAAATGTCGGGGGCCAGCTCTATACCACCACCATGGGCACCCTGATGAAACACCCAGGCTCAAAGTTTCCAGAGATCTTATCCAGGTCAGCCAGGCACCACAGAGACGCCCAGGGCCGCTTCTTCATCGATCGCCCTGGCACCTACTTTGGGCTCCTCCTGGACTACCTACGCACTGGGCAGGTGCCCAGGGAGTACATTCCTGAGGTGTACCATGAGGCTAAGTTCTACCAGATCCATCTTCTGGTCAAGGCTTTGGAGGACACGCCACAGATCTTTGGTGAGCAAGTGGCTCGGATGCAGTTCTTGATGGGCGTGCCGAACTACAGAGAGAACCTGGCGGTCCTGCTGCATCTGGCTCGGGCGGAGGGCGTGGCGATGCGCTCATCCAAAGTCATGGTGTGTGTGGTGCgcacagaggaggaagatgcGAAATGCGTGGAGCCGTTGCATATCTTGGAGGCCCAAAAAACACCAGTTGTCAAGTTTGGGCCCTGGAAGGTAGGCCCTGCGATGGAGGACTTCGTGTACTGCCTGGAGAAGGACATCAGAGCCCAGGGGTATTGGGTGTCCTCCCATAGGTCTGTGAATAAGGGTTCCTACAAACACTTCTGGGTGTTTAGCTTTACCTGGTGGTGA
- the Kctd14 gene encoding BTB/POZ domain-containing protein KCTD14 isoform X1: MSLPANHLKLPSQVSLPANQIKEHSHESQPGNQLKEHSQESQTLCPDPHLVVELNVGGQLYTTTMGTLMKHPGSKFPEILSRSARHHRDAQGRFFIDRPGTYFGLLLDYLRTGQVPREYIPEVYHEAKFYQIHLLVKALEDTPQIFGEQVARMQFLMGVPNYRENLAVLLHLARAEGVAMRSSKVMVCVVRTEEEDAKCVEPLHILEAQKTPVVKFGPWKVGPAMEDFVYCLEKDIRAQGYWVSSHRSVNKGSYKHFWVFSFTWW, translated from the exons ATGAGCCTGCCTGCAAACCACCTCAAGCTGCCCAGCCAGGTGTCTCTACCCGCGAACCAGATCAAGGAACACAGCCACGAGTCTCAGCCCGGAAACCAACTCAAAGAGCACAGCCAGGAGTCCCAGACCCTGTGCCCTGACCCGCACCTC GTTGTGGAGCTAAATGTCGGGGGCCAGCTCTATACCACCACCATGGGCACCCTGATGAAACACCCAGGCTCAAAGTTTCCAGAGATCTTATCCAGGTCAGCCAGGCACCACAGAGACGCCCAGGGCCGCTTCTTCATCGATCGCCCTGGCACCTACTTTGGGCTCCTCCTGGACTACCTACGCACTGGGCAGGTGCCCAGGGAGTACATTCCTGAGGTGTACCATGAGGCTAAGTTCTACCAGATCCATCTTCTGGTCAAGGCTTTGGAGGACACGCCACAGATCTTTGGTGAGCAAGTGGCTCGGATGCAGTTCTTGATGGGCGTGCCGAACTACAGAGAGAACCTGGCGGTCCTGCTGCATCTGGCTCGGGCGGAGGGCGTGGCGATGCGCTCATCCAAAGTCATGGTGTGTGTGGTGCgcacagaggaggaagatgcGAAATGCGTGGAGCCGTTGCATATCTTGGAGGCCCAAAAAACACCAGTTGTCAAGTTTGGGCCCTGGAAGGTAGGCCCTGCGATGGAGGACTTCGTGTACTGCCTGGAGAAGGACATCAGAGCCCAGGGGTATTGGGTGTCCTCCCATAGGTCTGTGAATAAGGGTTCCTACAAACACTTCTGGGTGTTTAGCTTTACCTGGTGGTGA